CAACAAACAAACCTAAACTGTCCGTTTTGCTTGATAGCTGTGCGAATATTTTCAAATGCCTTGACTGGATTTTCAAAAAACATAACCCCGAATCTGGATATGGCTATATCAGTTCCCTGCTCATCAAAGCTAAATGATTGAGCGTCAGCTTGCACGTATTCGATAAGCTCATTTCTCTCCGCACTTCTTGCGAGATTCAACAATTGCTCGGAAATATCGAGACCAGTCACTTTCGATTGTGCCCCAAGCAGTTTATGCAATTGTCTTGTTGTTGAACCCGCGCCACAACCGATATCAAGCCCATTTTTACAATTGGCTGCATCTAACCCCTCAAACAATATTTCAGATATGTTTGATAGCCTCTCATTCATGGAAGCATCATGAGCAACCCAAGACTGTCCGGGCTTTTCGTTCCAATATTTACCCTGCCCTTCATTCTCTCCGTAAACAGTCATAGTTTTCCCTCGCTAGAAACAAACAATACAAGGGAAAATGATGACACAGAATACAACACTGACCAAGACCCCTTGCATGGCAGTCAAGAAATGATAATAAAAGATAGGTGTTGTATTGAGAGCGCAGACAAAGAGACCCCTTGGAGAGTTAAAAAAATCAAAAGGAAATCAGCTCAGCCTGTCCCTTAATTCAATGGAGACTTGGCTGATTTCAATTTGAAGAACTGCCGCGTTAGACAATTTTAGGGTTTTAAAGAACGTACTGTTTATATTGTCAGCTATTCTACGAATAAA
This genomic stretch from SAR116 cluster alpha proteobacterium HIMB100 harbors:
- a CDS encoding methylase involved in ubiquinone/menaquinone biosynthesis (PFAM: Methyltransferase domain), producing MTVYGENEGQGKYWNEKPGQSWVAHDASMNERLSNISEILFEGLDAANCKNGLDIGCGAGSTTRQLHKLLGAQSKVTGLDISEQLLNLARSAERNELIEYVQADAQSFSFDEQGTDIAISRFGVMFFENPVKAFENIRTAIKQNGQFRFVCWAPLKVNEFFYAPLNSVMDITGVSLAAPGKEPGPLAFSNYDYLSSVLENSGFSSVKIDVVETVIRTEDSAEQNASLLMEIGMGFRAIKEAQPTPDMLENIKNAFIQDGLLRQKDGVITYGATIYRVTAQA